A single window of Labrus mixtus chromosome 23, fLabMix1.1, whole genome shotgun sequence DNA harbors:
- the leap2 gene encoding liver-expressed antimicrobial peptide 2 produces the protein MQETSLFTQRKAAVALCFVLLVLAQQVCAGPLVQQVHSISGQKEVSTGVQALRRVARMTPLWRIMNSKPFGAYCQNNYECSTGICRAGHCSNSQRAPSEAANY, from the exons ATGCAAGAGACGAGCCTCTTCACccaaagaaaagcagcagtaGCACTGTGCTTTGTGCTGCTAGTGTTGGCTCAGCAG GTGTGTGCAGGTCCGTTAGTCCAACAGGTCCACTCTATATCAGGGCAGAAAGAAGTCTCAACCGGGGTCCAAGCACTGAGGAGGGTAGCTCGTATGACCCCTCTGTGGAGGATCATGAACAGCAAACCATTCGGAGCTTACTGCCAGAACAACTACGAATGCTCGACAGgaatctgcag GGCTGGACACTGCTCCAACAGCCAGCGTGCCCCCTCAGAGGCCGCAAACTACTAG
- the bmp15 gene encoding bone morphogenetic protein 15 produces the protein MRATRSKQSLLRVCVLTSFIYLLCSTCAGHGVMTGNKMASQHRTLKRGRRSYQKQQQQQQQHHRPLTEEQEADQNLQFMLSLYRSAAEPDGRPRQHRKFGSNTVRLLRPTTSSARHLPTSRDHHYSFTVQYDLDTLPSEQLVRASFIHLRSSSSTSSSSTTSSAQAFTAPRCRAQITSLGEESLVTLEPHEQWTETDITAHVQQGRSRGAGGHLTLTAQYWCTDPGHADEDSGLSRWWTQGGKGWRGEPHIEVPSLLLYLEEEREGKDWMEDLLGAEGENVMRQMRPWNPPLRRRRSSRNSSEPKDPSLDALKNAPSSSSSSLSFSTSPSASILAEIPTYKRKTGTPKNRCKLHSFRLSFDELGWGRYFIAPPVYNPRFCKGNCPRVLHYGYHSPHHAIIQTVINDLGVGDVPPPSCVPYKYMPMSVLVVDKKKVEYKELEDMVAESCTCR, from the exons ATGAGGGCGACCCGGAGCAAACAGAGCCTCCTGCGTGTCTGCGTCCTGACCTCTTTTATTTACCTGCTCTGTTCCACCTGCGCCGGGCACGGAGTCATGACCGGAAACAAGATGGCGTCTCAACACCGCACGTTGAAGCGCGGCCGCCGGAGTtaccagaagcagcagcagcagcagcagcagcaccaccgGCCGCTGACGGAGGAGCAGGAAGCGGACCAGAACCTGCAGTTCATGTTGAGTTTGTACCGGAGCGCAGCCGAACCGGACGGCAGGCCGAGACAGCACCGGAAGTTCGGCTCGAACACTGTTCGTCTGCTGAGGCCGACGACGTCTTCGGCGCGACACCTGCCGACGTCGAGAG aCCATCACTACAGCTTCACCGTGCAGTACGACCTCGACACGCTTCCCTCAGAGCAGCTGGTCAGAGCATCATTCATCCACCTCCGCTCTTCATCTTctacctcctcatcctccacgACCTCCAGCGCCCAGGCCTTCACCGCGCCCCGCTGCAGGGCTCAGATCACCTCGCTGGGCGAAGAGAGCCTGGTCACTCTGGAGCCCCACGAGCAGTGGACGGAGACGGATATCACCGCGCACGTCCAGCAGGGGAGAAGCCGCGGCGCGGGGGGGCACCTGACCCTCACTGCCCAGTACTGGTGCACCGATCCTGGGCATGCTGACGAGGACAGCGGCCTCTCCAGGTGGTGGACTCAGGGGGGGAAAGGATGGAGAGGTGAGCCTCACATCGAGGTCCCGTCTCTGCTTTTATACCTGGAGGAGGAGCGGGAGGGGAAGGACTGGATGGAGGACTTGCTCGGGGCCGagggggaaaacgtcatgaggcaGATGCGTCCGTGGAATCCTCCTCTTCGACGGCGCCGGAGCTCCAGAAACTCGTCAGAGCCGAAGGATCCGTCGCTCGACGCTCTGAAAAACgccccgtcctcctcctcttcctctctctctttctccacctCGCCCTCCGCCTCCATCCTCGCCGAAATCCCCACCTACAAACGCAAAACCGGCACGCCCAAGAACCGCTGCAAGCTGCACTCGTTCCGCCTCTCCTTCGACGAGCTCGGCTGGGGCCGCTACTTCATCGCGCCGCCGGTGTACAACCCGCGCTTCTGCAAGGGGAACTGCCCCCGGGTGCTCCACTACGGCTACCACTCGCCGCACCACGCCATCATCCAGACGGTCATCAACGACCTGGGCGTCGGGGACGTCCCGCCCCCTTCCTGCGTGCCGTACAAGTACATGCCCATGAGCGTGCTGGTGGTGGACAAGAAGAAGGTGGAGTACAAGGAGCTGGAGGACATGGTGGCCGAGTCATGCACGTGTCGCTGA